ttcttataaatagtttttttatttgtttttggtaaactagtctttttaattttatttttgtgtggtTAGGTGCTGCCCTCTATCATGGAGAAGCATGATGAATACATGCTAAGAGAGCTTTCTCGGATGTGGGATATTCATAAGGATATGGTTAGGTGGCTATCTCGCTTTTTCTTCTATCTTGACCGTTACTTCATTACACGGAGAAGCCTTCCAAGCCTAACTGAAGTTGGCATGACTTGTTTCCGCGACCATGTTTACAATAACGTTCACTTCAATGTCAAACAAGTTATTATAGCATTGGTAAGTACATATAGATGAAGAGTTTCTTGTTCTGTCTTATCTAACAaggtttggtttgtgtttttcaGATTCATAAAGAGCGAGAAGGCCAACAGATTGATAGTGCACTACTGAAGAACATATTAGATCTCTTTGTTCAGAATGGGATGGGAAGTATGGAGAGATATGAAGACGATTTTGAGATGTTCTTTCTCCAAGAAACAGCTTTTTACTATTCCCGCAGATCCTCAAGCTGGATCCTAGAGGATTCTTGCCCTGAATACATGATAAAGTCTGAGGAGGctttaaagaaggagaaggagagagtcaatcactaCCTTCATTCAACCACCGAACCTAAACTAGTTGAGATTGTGCAAACCCATCTATTGGTTTTGGTTGCAAAACCGCTTCTAGAAAAGGAGAGCTCAGGTATCAGTGCACTGCTAAGAGATGACAAGATGGATGATCTCTCTAGGATGTACAGGCTCTACCATGCAATCCCCAAAGGTTTGGAACCTGTTGCGGAAGCCTTTAGGCTTCATGTTACTTCAGAAGGTAACGCTCTTATCAAACAAGCCGAAGACGCAGCTACTAGTGGTAGCGTGGAGGAACAGGTGCTTGTCAGAAAGATAATTGACTTGCACGATAAGTACATGGCCTATGTCACAGACTGTTTTCAGAACCACACACTCTTCCATAAGGCGTTGAAAGAAGCCTTTGAAATCTTTTGTAACAAGAAAGTGACTGGAAGCTCAAGTGCAGAGTTACTTGCAACGTTAAGTTTGCTTGATTAAGCAGGGGCGGATCTACTTATATCTAAGGTGGGGCACATGCCCCATACTTAACTTTATAAAACTAGCTTATgaacatatttacaaaattttagttttgatatattattatttttttcgcGGACTCAAATAtctgaaattataaaatagtataaatacTATATCTATATAAATAAAGGAGGCTTTGCTCTCTCCTTAGCATGTCCTTCCCAGTAGGGAGAAGGGGGCTTTTTTCGCCACGTGTGTGTCATGAGGGACGAAGTAcggaattttgtttttgatgtatTATTATGTTCATGGACTCGATATTTGGTATGGGCCTTTATTCAATTCAAAAGGGGCCGTGTATAGCTAGATATTATTCGTCTAGGACAGTCCGACGTTTCAATTACGTCTTATCGCCGTTGAATACCTTCTTATTCTTCTAGAGACGTAACGGGACTAGGCTGAATCCAAAGGTCGTCTTTAACGCACTTTAAACAATTGCTCCAACTCCTCTCACAATCTATCATTGAATGCATCTTCCTTTATTTCCTTTCTCTGAATCTTCGACTATATATAAAGGTATATCCTATCCCGTAAGATTCATCTCTTCGATCCTCTCACCCGTAAGCTTTCCAATTCCACACATTGATGGTCTCTGACGAAGGTAATCTTTAGGATTATAGATTTTGGGAAGTACTTAAAACTGTGCATGCTAATTCATTTTGAGTTAGCCACAGGTATGGAAACAACTTTGTAATCCGACAAGTTACCTTCTCAATATTCAATTCCACTGAATAATTTCTTTCAGCGACAGGGTACTGATTAGTTAGCAGCAATTTTTTCTTTGCTTCAGACTTGACAAACGAATACATGGTTCTGAGATTTTTGTTTTGCAGTTTAGGTTCCTTGTCTAACAAGAACATCAACGGAAGAGGGCCAAGGAGCTACTCAATCCACAGTACTGTCCTTACTTCTGGATGAATGATTTGTGAGATTCATTCAATTACTTTTATCGATTTGACAAATCTAGGAATCATCATGATGAAATTCAAGATGTATATAGcctttgtttgttttaaaaaacaacAAGATATTACGTTTCTATTTGCAAATAcatgaaaaaacaaatcacaacttgaaaagtttgttattttttgaaatatatgtaGATAAGATAACAACATATGATTGGAAACATATGCAAACTcttgaaaaaaatttgttaccAGTTGGCAGAGTATATGGAACATGAGAGAGGTTTGAGGAAGTTGGGAAGAGAAGGACGTACACATACGTTGTGGCTTAGGGAAAAGAGGTTgaggttgttcaaaaaaaaaaagggaaaagagGTTGCTTTGTTGACCGAATGATATTgcatattttctttaattttctttctaatCAAAAGAACATGTGGTATATTGAAATTTATCCTTTTGTTAGGCTGGAGTCTGAAAATCAATTAGTTCTTAAAATTTGTAGTCATGACTGAAGCCAAGTTTTGTTATTCTCAGACAAGAAAAAGACTCAAGGAAGGGGAACAATTTACATTGATTTGAGGTGTTTGGGTGTTAAACTGGTCTTCTCATTAGCTTTATTCCCATAAAGAATTTTCAGACGTCGATTTTTGAAATGCAACCTAGGTATTTTGTTACTAggttttgttcatgtcacaagTATTTGTTTGTATCAGATTCATCTCAATTCAATAGATTAGTGAGAAAATCGGAGACATAATTGAGACTTTAgaagtaaaaaaaacataaacccaATTGCTTATAGCCACATACAAATTGAGAGAAAACCGAGTctggattaagaaaaaaaaaaactgtgccaagtatgataaatatttacatCTAAAGTCTCAAACATCCATCACAAACACAAGCCTTgctcttctttctctcccttACTCTCACTCTAATTCAATAGACTGAAGCAAATTACAGACTAATAGAAACTTCACTCACTTTCAAGGAAATATTTTGTTGGCGAAAGGCCACATGTTATGATAGATTATGCAGTCACTGCCTCTATTGGCAAAAACCGGGATGTAACTGAAGAGAAGAGTGGCCATGAGCTTGCAAGACAAAAAATGGAAGCAAGAAAGGACAAGGAGACCGACACTTGGACACTGTTGAAATACTTAAGAAACGCAGTGAACGATTCAAACTTCTTATGCCCACAGAAAAAGACACCACATGACAGGAGTAAAGAAAAATTGGTGCCTCATACACTGACTTCTGCAAAAATTAACAACAAAGCAAGCCACCACGGAAAAGAGGTAAGGAGCTTCGAAGACTAGCGAGGATCCGACCACACACAAACTTCATTTTAAGAACTAGAGAGTGATCCATTTAACACTACGATAGAAGAAACTGGTGACAGATCGGAGCCGCAAACAAGATAAAACAAACCCGTGAAGGACACAAACCAATACCCGCACAAGTTCGGTTTGAGTTCACTATACGCCAGAGCCATAGAACGGAGGAGGCAAGGAACGGAGAGGATGAACGGAGCTGACGACCCCAGAGCACCATACATCTCCACACGCCAAACCAAAACCGGAGATCCTCACCCGCCGATGAGGAGTTGTACATGTATGTGACTAGCAATATGAAACTCTTAAATCTTATTCTATGGAACACGCCAAACCAAAACTGGAGATCCTCACGCGCCGATGAGAAGTTGTACATGTTTGTCACCAGtaatatgaaactattaatcttattttatagaaacaaagaaaatattgaCTTTTAAGTTATAGCCACCACAAACCATACTCTTCACACGTGAAATTAAAAAAGCGTGACCTGCAAGTTAAAAGATAAAGGCCGATACGTGTGAACAAATTGGCCAAGAGCACCCCTCCCCCCTCCGGCCGACGGCCCACAAGTATTTCTTTACCCCACGCaaaataaccaaataaaaaattCCGGAAGCCCacgcaacaaaaaaaataatcagacAGTAACCACAAAGCCTACAACCTTTTCTCATAAAACATCCACCTAAGGCTACCCTCGAAATATCACGGACTGTACAAATATATTCCACTTCCACTATTTTTCTATTTCACGTTAACGTGTGTCAACTAAATGGAGTTCCCCTTTTTTCCCCttgatatgcatatatatagttGATCAATATtaggtaaaatatataaacttccCGGTCAAACTACCACCATTGCACATTCTTTAATCCAAATGATAGTTCATCAAATAAACAACAACAGTATTATCCCATAAcaagtatataatcacaaaaaGCCAACCAAATAAAGCAAATAAACAATCACTTGCAGTTATAGATAATACTTGAACTCAAATAGTGAGATCACACGtccgaaacaaaaaaaaattatacataaatacttatattctaaaacaaatacaaaatattacgCTTAACAAATACCAAACATCCCGTGCGAAGCGCGGAAACACCACtagtactatatatattttgtggtTTCCGTGACTACAGTTACTAATACATGACTAACATcgttattaaaattttctatgTTTAGGGCAATCCAATCCGGATCCACGGTCAGACCGGAAATCGGTGACCTGTAAATAATCCGGTTCGGATTTAACAaccattaattaaaaatctgataaaacCTAAAAACCGACATTAACCAATGATCCAACATTGGTTAACTcagtaaaattcataaaattcataatatttctaaaatattttattaaacttttcatacattttttaataaactaaaagaTTTGTGATTCTTTAGATTCTGATAAAATTTGTACTATGTTAGTCAAAGAAAATGATAGCAGAGAAACCAAAATTTATTGATATGATATTGTAagactattattttattttgttattgatAATCacctattataagtttatatttttatcatttttagatttaaaagttaatttaataatacatttattctaattatttattatcttatttttagtcaaagtttttatttggtattaaaataaatcaaataatttattctcATGGCAGATGAAAAcggaaattaattaaaatttaaaaaatttaaatctattttgtaaataaaacttGATATGATCTgatatctttaaaaattaataattttaggtTCATTCAGTAgtacctctataaattaataatgttgggattttaaatttttattaatttatagagatattgaTTTACAAAAGTTTACTAATTTAGATTTCTCACTgaaatttatgttaattttattatattatttcgtgtattttatatatattgcatagaaatTTAATGTGGTTTTaggtataatattactaaatctcatcaaaaatatattaagtgttaagaaaatataaagataatttcattgtgaatataaaacaagtaatatgataatatgataatatgttcttacttatataaaatatgtatacatataaattattaatttattattttaatgggaccatatatttatattgaatattctaaaaaaatattattttattattttatcaatttatgtcaaattttgaacatGCCTAAGATGGGAccgacaaaatttattaatttatagagattattaatctatcgtgtattaatttatagagtttctactatatataaatttgatagaCATTATTTCTGCTACGCGAGAAATAATGTCTACCAATaagttcatatatattaattttcgacgtggttttgaaaggtttcacGTCGACAACTGAATTGATAGATATTATTTCTTCTGCAGATTGTTTTTGCTGATTTGCTTGTTTGAAAGATGATGGTATTGTATTAGTGCTAGGCATCATTTATATAGAATTACATGTTAACCTGTTAGGTTAACGTGTTGAATAAAAGAGCATTAACTGATAGTGAAGCCACTTATTGTATTTTCCATAACTACGCAAAAGAAAATCGATTAGCGTCTTGGTGCCAAAGTTTTTGTGTAATAAATacacaatttctatatttaacTGATATACAATTGCTTATCACGGCTAATATATTCGATACAATCATAACTTTGATACAATCATaagttgctgacaaaaaaaaaaaaaatacaatcatAAGTTTTTAATTGGTATatagtagaacctctataaattaataatgttggaactttaaaattttattaatttagaaaattttctttttattttatttttctattttttctagttttatttataaaataagaaaatatttgattataccgtatatacattatttaaattttagaaatttgattttcatattgttttattatcttattttgtgtatatttttaGAGAAATTCTTTACGAtagccatttttaagtttttgtcataaaaaatagcccttaaagaaaaaaatgaccaaaataagttttattaaagggtaaaaatgatttttacccaaggattaactaatctagacctagagtttagagttaagggtggagttttggggattgagtttcaaattttaaaaaataaaaaattaaaattaaaattttcaaaataaaaatggacTATTTtcgtcattttcttttttgaaagcgattttgtgacaaaaacttaaaaaagctATTTGAGATAATTGctcatatttttatgtttcatagaattGTTATATGGTTTccgatataattttactaaatattatcaaattttattaaaatgttaagCAAAATTgaggtatttttattttgaatatataatcaacaatataatgtttagtttgtgtttattaaaaatatatagatagattattaatttatgattttaatgggacTCTATATTTACAtgagagatttaaaaatattgggGATGATTGGAAGTAGCTGTAGCTTTATATTTTTGCTTTAGAAATAaatctgtagatttttttttgctattgcTGTAGATAATTTTGCTGTAGAATATTAGCTGTAGGTTTAAGAAGATTCAAaacttacatataaattttctaaagcaaaaaataagTGCTATAGATTTATGGCTTTCCAcggctaaaaataaataaaaaggaaagaaaaatatgtagctttaaaaaaaatttacaaagcATGATTGACAAAAATTTGGGCTGTAGAAATAATTTAGGCTGTAGAGATCTTACAGCACTTCTAAAGCACTTGCCAATCAAccctattattattttattattttatcgatttgtgttatatattattatgatCCAAATTAGGACcgttgaaatttattaatttatagaaattattaatttatcgactATTTATAGATGTTATGCTTTATTTAATATGGAAAATAGACGCAAGCCACTTATTGTATTTTCCTTAACTACCTCAAGAAAAATATCTGTTCAAGCCTTGACGACAAAGTATTTGCGTAATAAATACACAATGTCCATATTTATCATTTACTGATACACAGTTGCTTATCAAGGCAAATATATTCGATATATAATCATAACTTTAATAAgaactattcaaaaaaaaagatcataagttcttaattgtttttttaataaggaAAACATAATTTACACTTTCCTAATATCCAGTTATTCAATGTGTGTATAACGGTGAAGAGAACATTAATTTGCGATTCCGGTTCGATTTTTCTTTGATTATGGCTCGGTTCAATTAAAAGATAGATTTCCTAGAGAACCAACATTAACAATACAAAACCGTACACCTTCTTCGGTTTCTCAATAAACGTAGACTGTAAAAATATGACCACTGTGTTGTAATCGGTTTCTAAATCTATACGACCATGTCTCAacaatgtataatattttatacaaatttacATGTTCAGCCACAGTCATTAATGAAAGAATTTGCTGATAATAGAGAACCCATTTGCTTACTAAGATCTTTTATTCTGTGTTTCATGTTTGAAACTTCAGCTGCGATTTGTAGTCATTCATTCCACCAATGTTAAGAATATGCATGAATATTGACCAACGAATTGACCAATGAATACAAAAGTATATGCATTATTCTACGTTAATATATAGTTATGTTAATATATTGTTATGCTTATGTGATAAGGAAAACATATCATCGTAGACGATAATTATAATGTGAGTACTATTCATATTGAATGTCCACTACATATCGTAACATAATATGCGGTATAACCGTCCAGGATTTGTATTTCGCTTATATGTTTAGGCTATACTATTTCCAAACTCATTAAAATTCTGACACGTCAGCATTAAGAGGGCTTAAACGAATGTCACATCAGCATGGTAACTTTTTAATTACTACTAACTTAAGGCTACATCTTTTTAAAagatcctcaattaatatataaagaattttgtttataacaaaattttgaataaatgaATCTaacatctattctattaaactaggtgttttcctgcaccatgtgcagtaagaatttttttaaatctaacttatatttaaaaataaattttattaaatattataaattttactattttcttactaatatttaatatagatttgatatatattaaatcaatttgtataaaactaataaaaatgatataaaattgtataattatcaaaaatttaatctaaacaatatttataaaatttgtagatatataagaaactaatgatcttacgattagatatttaaattttaaaaaaactgtagaaatttttgaatgctttagtaatacaaattgtataattatacaaaaataataatatttcgaaatttgaaatgttatatatgaatatatttattttatagatgatgtattagctattaccatatttaaaaaaagtttaccaaaagaaatatcaatattgaatgtaatatatgaattattaccatattctaataagtttgccaaaaatataaatcaacattaaatgaaataatctatgtcatatttttctggaagccatgtcatcaatttcattagccatttcatatatgttttgtgaaattgattgtagagaaGACATGtgacaaaatcacttcgcaaatatagtctaagGGATTAGAATCATGAcctattgatatttatttagtCCAACAATTATTTTCTCATAAAAATAACCATATACTTTCTAATtgaatctaaatatatattttgtaaccaTTTTTTTAACAGTTTTGACCTACTTAAAAAACCTCAAATATTTTACACGGTAACCGTTTTCCTTTGATTCCTATATTTTAGGATCCACAAAAGTGtacaaataaattattgatatatgtcgattaaaatctgtaaaataaatagcaattttttttggaaaacatcTAGACTGTTACAGACAATATATGTTATTAATCCAATGAATTAATATCCACCTTTATACTTACAATTATGAAtactaatatttaaaatctaagTTTATGCTTTATATTTACTAACCCtgctattttaataaaatagataatatattattataatattatttatcattGGAAAGGTGTCCAtcggtatattctgaggaagatgtccctcagtatattccgaacattttttataaacagatcgatcgatggatatatgtccaaaaatgcatcgatcgatcgagtaaaaaatataattaatttcctcggaatgtaaaaaatattaattttttttaaaaaataaaatttttgaaatttaaattcgaaaatataaaattaaaattaaaattgaaatcatattaattaatattcaaagtttcacaaataaaaataaaacattccgagtttttggaaaaaaaaaaaactacgggtctggcacgtccgggaacacctcgttcgggtacatcctctgcatcatctccatcatttgctggttcagcctcctctgtgcctcatagcccgcctgtttaGCCgtcatctgggtctccaacaaagatatgcgatcatccttgtccttcaaggATGCTTTAGAGGCCGGGTCtaatcatcatgagacctgtaaattaaaaaaatatatttaataaatacagaaatatataaattaattttttttaaaaaaatcccaaataatttaatcacaaaaaaagatttatagatattaaaaatatttaataaatatataaaaatagttctaataaacaaaaaatagttttaataaataaaaaatagtttaataattacaaaaaatagttttaataataaataaaaaatagtttaataatagtttttaatcacgaaaaaagttttatagatattaaaaatattttgtaaaatccaaaaaatcgaatttatatacaaaaaagattttgtaaaatccaaaaaatcgaatttatatacaaaaaagattttgtaaaatccaaaaaatcgaatttatatagaaaaatcgttttgtaaaatacaaaaatcgattttatatacaaaaatcgattttataaatacaaaaaaaatgaaaaaattataaaaaaattctaaatcaattcaacaaaacaaattattcaaccaaatcataattctaaacctattatacaaccaaatcacaatcataaccaatcaccctaacaaaaatctatcaaaactaaacaaaaacctaacaaatagaacctaaaagagtgggatagggtccttacatgatttgtgtaagagaagggggagatcgccggagatatcgtcggatttctgggggaaatcgccggagagaagagaggagtcgcgcagaggaagaagagagaaatggggaagaagaaggggctcgtggttataaaacctagggtccgacggacattatccgtcggaattccgtcggaattctaatttcaattttcgcgaaatatttgcccggtaaaatgaaaatattccgaggaaataccgaggaactagtgtttggggtttcaaaacatcaattttttttgccgtatttcatttcttatacaattgtaatgcataccattgatgattctttgtatagatgagcataaaccatgaaataacaaatttcaaaactaattgaaagtattccctttaccgttcattaaaaggtataagtgtttctcttatgttgtgggatttcgttcatacaatcggaaaagtgttaattatacggtaaggaacaaatttttgacttcataatgaacgtaaaacacttaataagggtcatataggtgttattcaaaccgtaaaacgttgttttcggtttaaaaaccctatttcctcggaatttcctcggaatattcagaggaaataccgaggaactagtgtttggggtttcaaaacatcaatttttttgccgtatttcatttcttatacaattgtaatgcataccattgaggattctttgtatagatgagcataaaccgtgaaataacaaatttcaaaactaattgaaagtattccctttaccgttcattaaaaggtataagtgtttctcttatgttgtgggatttcgttcatacaatcggaaaagtgttaattatacggtaaggaacaaatttttgacttcataatgaacgtaagacacttaataagggttatataggtattattcaaaccgcaaaacgttgttttcggtttaaaaaccctatttcctcggaatttcctcggattattctgaggaaattccgaggaaacccttttcttcctcggaattccgtcggaatattccgaggaaattctgaggaactagtgtttggggtttcaatacgtcaattttttttaaacggatcgatcgatggatatatgtaccaaaacgcatcgatcgatagagtatatcaggtgttcctcggaatttcctcggaatattcggaatattccgaggcttttccgaggaaacagggtttgggataacaatgtgatcgatcgagaacaaaatctcgtacatttttttataaacggatcgatcgatgtatatatatccaaaaacgcatcgatcgatcactaagatggaccaaagcgtaacaatgtgatcgatcgtttagattatcccatcgatcgatcgagaatctttagcgttcctcggaatgtcctcggaaaatcttgtaagtttttttataaacggatcgatcgatggatatatgtccgaaaatgcatcgatcgatcactaagatggaccaaagcgtaacaatgtgatcgatcgattagattatcccatcgatggaTCGAACAAAGTCTCGGGAGCCTTTttttaaacgcatcgatcgatgcgtgtgcgggaaacagaattataaggcaaaacccgaactttttggatcaaaacctcagaactctcatcccctccgattaaatcctgccgacagaccgaggaaattccgacagaattccgacgccaacggctagctcgtcggaatttcctcggaattttgtaaaatcccccaacggctctccaacggctataatatttcttcggaattcatcggttttttccgaggaacacatttttcctcggaatttcctcggaatattccgacggattgatatttcctcggaattccgtcggtataatccgaagaaattccgaggaaaccaaattttgtgtttcctcggaaattcctcgggatattccgaggatttcattttccgtcggaatgtccgtcagaataccgttgttttcttATAGTGGGTGCCTCTTCCTCCAGTGGATGACCGCAAGAAAGTAGTTGAAGATGTTGATAAAGATAGACACTATGCGATTGATGCTTCACTTGTGCGGATCATGAAGAGCAGGAAAGTGTTGCCGCATCAACAGTTAGTCTCTGAATTTGTTGAGCAGCTTATTAACCGAATGTTCAAGGTAAacttgtaaaaacaaaaaagtataGTCACAAACATTGGTTTCATAATGAATGTTTCTTAatggtttttgttttagtttgcaGCCGAATATCAGCTTATTAACCGAATGTTCAAGgtaaacttttaaaaacaaaaaagtataGTCACAAACATTGGTTTCATAATGAATGTTTCTTAatggtttttgttttaatttgcaGCCGAATATAAAGATGATCAAGAAACGTAATGAGGATTTGATCAGCAGAGATTACTTGGAGAGGGATACTGAAAATCCCAAGACTTTCAAATATGTCGCATAGTCAAGAGTTACATACCGAGAGCAAAGAAAAATGTTGATTAGTTTTCGTCTTTAATACATTCTTGTCTTTCGTTTTTCTTTTCagaaatatttgataatacTTTCTTTGGGAAATCGCACATGCACTTCTGACACTTTAAATCTTCAAGTTTTGACTAATACTTTTAACTTTCGGAGTAACATCTGTATCATAAAAAATCTAGgaaaaatttccaaaagagaATTAGAAAGCATCATAGTTGTCTCTATggtataaatttatttttttttccttttactctttttatatgttaaaattaatgaaataaatagttataagaatcaaaaaaattattaaaaatataaacaattaataaaacacccatttacacaaacacatatttttttttggttgaaaaatataataaataatgtttttaaattacgttctactaaaagtagaattaTGTTTCTACACAAAACAGATGAGTAGAAAGTGAATTCTAGAATGAACACATCCATCTACTTGTTTTAGAACGTACAAACTACtttttactataattctaaatatgGGGAATACGAATTCTAC
The window above is part of the Brassica napus cultivar Da-Ae chromosome C3, Da-Ae, whole genome shotgun sequence genome. Proteins encoded here:
- the LOC111198321 gene encoding cullin-1, whose product is MSRQNVKPMTMDQGSDLIDAAVTKLKRILEGKPEPASESHEYVRNYTAVYNMCTQKPPDDLSQQLYDKYGGIFEDYDKHTVLPSIMEKHDEYMLRELSRMWDIHKDMVRWLSRFFFYLDRYFITRRSLPSLTEVGMTCFRDHVYNNVHFNVKQVIIALIHKEREGQQIDSALLKNILDLFVQNGMGSMERYEDDFEMFFLQETAFYYSRRSSSWILEDSCPEYMIKSEEALKKEKERVNHYLHSTTEPKLVEIVQTHLLVLVAKPLLEKESSGISALLRDDKMDDLSRMYRLYHAIPKGLEPVAEAFRLHVTSEGNALIKQAEDAATSGSVEEQVLVRKIIDLHDKYMAYVTDCFQNHTLFHKALKEAFEIFCNKKVTGSSSAELLATLSLLD